One stretch of Roseimicrobium sp. ORNL1 DNA includes these proteins:
- a CDS encoding heme-binding protein translates to MKPEEIKSRLKAGRNMHEVGGTDLQSKVGDQQVTSLGPLMNLVGKWASVAQGWNLIALPFRDPSAQFKYRLLMNQYGENLDFFFVDENIPNRGIQPDADDVTDQLISGLDYQQVVIQVAAEDSPASNLRSPDGKGIHHEPGLFLHLTNHRGEHEGEELSIARLATIPHGDSVLALGKVRQFDGPPKIPDLNALPVRVNQDVNANPYLGPYKHFEDNRFFGTVPKTVPKFPGFFASNANAILQFANPGEQVVRTTELHFDTKFGTGGIANIPFVVREANATEMVATFWIMELKPTVPLGPPQFVMQYSQTVFLDFFPAPGQPGQLIRWPHVSINTLTKA, encoded by the coding sequence ATGAAACCGGAAGAAATCAAAAGTCGACTCAAGGCCGGGAGAAACATGCATGAAGTCGGTGGCACCGACCTTCAGTCAAAGGTGGGCGACCAGCAGGTCACATCGCTTGGGCCACTGATGAATCTCGTTGGTAAATGGGCGAGCGTTGCGCAGGGGTGGAATCTCATTGCGCTTCCATTCAGGGACCCGTCTGCACAATTCAAATACCGGCTCCTGATGAACCAGTACGGGGAGAATCTCGACTTCTTCTTCGTTGATGAGAACATTCCCAATCGCGGAATACAGCCCGATGCCGACGACGTGACCGATCAATTGATCAGCGGGCTGGACTATCAGCAGGTGGTGATTCAGGTAGCGGCAGAGGATTCCCCAGCTAGCAACTTGCGCTCGCCGGATGGCAAGGGCATTCACCATGAGCCGGGATTGTTCCTCCACCTCACCAACCACCGCGGGGAGCATGAAGGTGAGGAGTTGTCCATTGCCCGGCTTGCTACCATCCCGCACGGGGATTCGGTGTTGGCTCTGGGCAAGGTACGTCAGTTTGACGGGCCTCCAAAGATACCCGACCTTAATGCACTGCCGGTACGAGTGAATCAGGATGTCAACGCCAATCCATACCTCGGACCCTACAAGCACTTCGAGGACAACAGGTTCTTTGGTACCGTTCCCAAGACGGTGCCCAAATTCCCAGGCTTTTTCGCCTCCAACGCCAATGCGATTTTGCAGTTCGCGAACCCGGGGGAGCAGGTTGTACGCACCACAGAATTGCATTTCGACACGAAGTTTGGAACTGGAGGCATTGCGAATATTCCCTTCGTGGTGCGGGAGGCGAACGCTACGGAGATGGTCGCGACGTTCTGGATTATGGAGCTGAAGCCCACGGTGCCGCTGGGGCCACCGCAGTTTGTGATGCAGTACTCGCAAACCGTATTCCTCGACTTCTTCCCGGCTCCCGGTCAACCGGGGCAGCTGATTCGCTGGCCACATGTCAGCATCAACACGCTGACCAAGGCGTGA